In one Candidatus Zixiibacteriota bacterium genomic region, the following are encoded:
- a CDS encoding C10 family peptidase yields MSSKHGTASNEWFPGRNSRTGADCITTPGAAEFLLTAFFLILLLSPVVQAERATSSEMELVCRNWLTYMTNTRGIWGGSTAPAVVRVHEIIVNDTLLGRCFMIQPVGFVIVPVLKELPPVMYCSDENGIDLSEEKGLPALIKEVLQHRVRSFVTRYGSLDIAQPDTGEVMMAREQRGEWAFFNQNEETFRTSLTARKMIPMEDLGPLLTSTWHQGAPYNNFCPMGDGGRTVVGCVATAAAQIMAYYNWPPQGSGRRTNYWNGDYSCGGSSPPLNLRADFSDTYDWANIPDYCSMSSPAAVQKAVAELCYEVGVAYNMDYGRCGSGAYTGSGTGLFPYYFRYRNQIRELKRSSYTRYDWSALIRDEIAAGRPIAYGIYSHAIVADGWRRIEVTDQVHMNYGWGGSQNAWFSVDELYCPWSGCTPWVEDMLTNIEPDDDCYFSADTTGGQVPLPVSFTGINTVPADSWIWSFGDGDSAFVQSPTHVFQKSGQHDVTLKIISGTETHTYTVPKYINALGDTMTVYSALAKADSIVEVIIMGGNTVPLNHIVIPIGYGGPLDLSYDTFSTTGCRADLFPIKTRMSYDPTNKRMAFSFHNSVNDTLELTPGYGPILKLYFRAPHYFTDADTAVISLEGYDIYNALYSGSVLQYQPNIEDGAVYKYFICGDADGEGRANIMDVTYLIKYLYKDGPAPNPLRAADANHSGTVNIQDVTRLINFLYQAGPPPDCL; encoded by the coding sequence TTGAGTTCAAAACATGGGACTGCCTCAAATGAATGGTTTCCGGGAAGGAATTCCCGGACGGGGGCGGATTGTATTACCACTCCGGGTGCAGCCGAATTTCTGCTGACGGCGTTTTTCCTGATTCTCTTATTATCACCGGTAGTGCAGGCGGAAAGAGCCACCTCTTCCGAAATGGAATTGGTTTGCCGGAACTGGCTGACCTATATGACCAATACCAGAGGGATCTGGGGGGGCTCGACCGCTCCGGCGGTTGTCAGGGTGCATGAAATTATCGTCAACGATACTCTTCTGGGTCGTTGTTTCATGATACAACCGGTCGGGTTTGTGATCGTGCCGGTGCTCAAAGAACTTCCGCCCGTTATGTACTGCTCCGATGAAAACGGCATCGACCTTTCCGAAGAAAAGGGTCTTCCGGCTCTTATAAAAGAGGTGTTACAGCATCGAGTCAGAAGTTTCGTGACGCGGTATGGTTCTCTGGATATTGCACAGCCCGATACCGGGGAGGTCATGATGGCCCGCGAGCAACGCGGGGAATGGGCTTTTTTCAATCAGAATGAAGAAACGTTCCGGACATCGCTGACGGCCAGAAAGATGATACCGATGGAGGATTTGGGGCCGCTCCTGACAAGTACCTGGCATCAGGGGGCACCATATAACAATTTCTGCCCGATGGGCGACGGCGGTCGCACGGTGGTGGGCTGTGTGGCCACGGCGGCCGCTCAGATTATGGCTTATTATAATTGGCCGCCCCAGGGCTCGGGCCGACGCACCAACTATTGGAACGGCGATTATTCCTGCGGCGGCAGCAGCCCGCCGCTTAATCTCCGGGCCGATTTCTCGGACACTTATGATTGGGCCAATATTCCCGATTATTGCTCGATGAGCAGTCCTGCGGCGGTACAGAAGGCCGTGGCCGAGCTGTGCTATGAAGTAGGTGTTGCCTACAATATGGATTATGGACGCTGCGGCTCAGGGGCCTATACCGGCAGCGGAACCGGTCTCTTTCCTTATTATTTCCGCTATCGAAATCAGATTCGCGAATTGAAGCGAAGCAGCTACACCCGTTATGATTGGTCGGCACTCATCCGCGATGAGATCGCGGCCGGGCGCCCCATTGCCTACGGCATTTACTCTCACGCCATTGTGGCCGACGGATGGCGGCGCATCGAAGTGACGGATCAGGTACACATGAACTACGGCTGGGGGGGAAGTCAGAACGCCTGGTTTTCCGTCGACGAACTCTACTGCCCATGGAGCGGCTGCACTCCCTGGGTCGAGGATATGCTTACGAATATCGAACCGGATGATGACTGTTATTTTTCCGCCGATACCACCGGGGGTCAGGTACCGCTACCGGTTTCATTCACCGGAATCAATACTGTTCCCGCCGATAGTTGGATATGGTCTTTTGGCGATGGGGACTCCGCCTTTGTTCAATCCCCGACTCATGTTTTCCAGAAATCCGGCCAGCATGATGTAACACTCAAGATCATTTCCGGGACTGAAACACATACTTATACGGTTCCCAAGTACATTAATGCTCTTGGTGACACAATGACGGTGTACAGTGCTCTGGCCAAAGCCGACTCAATTGTCGAGGTCATTATTATGGGTGGGAATACCGTTCCCCTTAATCACATAGTCATTCCGATCGGATACGGCGGTCCGCTTGACCTAAGCTATGACACATTTTCCACGACCGGTTGCCGCGCCGATTTATTCCCGATAAAAACCAGGATGAGTTACGACCCCACCAACAAACGGATGGCTTTCTCCTTTCATAATTCTGTCAACGATACGCTCGAGCTGACTCCGGGATACGGACCGATTCTCAAGCTTTACTTCCGTGCGCCACATTATTTCACCGATGCCGACACGGCGGTAATTTCATTGGAAGGATATGATATCTATAATGCCCTTTACTCGGGGTCGGTGCTTCAATATCAGCCCAATATAGAGGACGGCGCCGTATATAAATATTTCATTTGCGGTGATGCCGACGGCGAAGGTCGTGCGAATATTATGGATGTCACTTACCTGATAAAGTATCTCTATAAGGACGGTCCGGCGCCCAATCCGCTCAGAGCTGCTGACGCTAATCATAGCGGCACTGTCAATATTCAGGATGTGACTCGGCTAATTAATTTCCTGTATCAGGCCGGCCCGCCGCCCGACTGCCTGTAG